A genomic window from Salvia splendens isolate huo1 chromosome 11, SspV2, whole genome shotgun sequence includes:
- the LOC121754178 gene encoding uncharacterized protein LOC121754178: MANDLSNKNVSRRSSIASGPKSFLSQSLKPITSHKWEIGKGTGVQVATFIAKTVALETVRRLSRAKCPVFWTALQGSQFLCCPPFKWVQRWKPFGFLVHGVQMLSRPLLVLSIANALYECSSSDLDEAENSPSHDDSQLGAENLSETSSLECNQNVRIGDENPQGLFSTDWVNHLCQELETQGITLPERINQEELQRFYVAADGDFSTLLSSIKKTIKWRENYGILSGEELELWSNLIFWHGLDVNHRPCLIVRLGLACVQLPSDDRPRFIQALVSQVEHGVLHLLDGENRQITVLVDCQGLTPLRIPVKLLRHCCNILQDHFPNVLGVLVVIRLPSVVRVIAQTFIQVLTPTTKQKLSIEGDSYKKVLSERFRSIPSYLGGQCNCIRCARLQGAGTLCQIAESRTSTTEPVSDVVDGEGFPLVEPTVQYDMIMEHDSSQIIRTAVIGILMIWVLVAFIEGIYDGESYPVLTR; the protein is encoded by the exons ATGGCCAACGATCTCAGTAATAAAAATGTCTCACGAAGGTCTTCGATTGCTTCTGGCCCTAAATCCTTTTTAAGTCAGTCTTTAAAACCTATAACATCACATAAGTGGGAAATTGGAAAGGGAACTGGTGTTCAGGTGGCAACTTTTATTGCTAAAACAGTTGCATTAGAGACTGTGCGGAGGTTATCGAGGGCCAAATGCCCAGTTTTCTGGACTGCACTGCAAGGCTCACAATTTCTTTGCTGTCCCCCATTCAAATGGGTTCAGCGGTGGAAACCTTTTGGTTTCTTGGTTCACGGAGTTCAG ATGTTATCACGGCCATTATTGGTTCTGTCAATTGCAAATGCTCTATATGAGTGCAGCAGTTCGGACTTGGACGAAGCTGAAAATTCTCCTAGCCATGATGATTCTCAATTAGGTGCAGAAAATCTTTCAGAAACCTCATCTTTAGAGTGTAATCAGAACGTGag AATTGGTGATGAAAATCCTCAAGGCCTTTTCTCTACAGACTGGGTTAACCACCTTTGCCAAGAGCTGGAAACCCAGGGTATCACTTTGCCTGAAAG AATCAACCAAGAGGAACTGCAAAGATTTTATGTAGCTGCAGATGGTGATTTCTCAACCTTGCTATCATCTATAAAGAAGACGATAAAATGGAGGGAGAATTACGGAATTCTCTCTGGAGAGGAACTTGAGTTGTGGTCAAATTTGATCTTCTGGCATGGACTAGATGTGAATCATCGACCGTGTCTCATTGTCCGACTTGGCCTTGCTTGTGTCCAGTTGCCATCTGATGATAGACCGCGCTTTATCCAGGCTCTTG TATCTCAGGTGGAGCATGGTGTCCTGCACTTGTTGGATGGAGAAAATCGTCAAATTACGGTTCTAGTGGACTGTCAAGGACTAACACCACTGAGAATTCCCGTGAAATTATTGAGACACTGCTGCAACATTCTGCAAGATCACTTTCCTAATGTTTTGGGTGTTTTGGTTGTGATCCGGCTTCCTTCAGTTGTCCGCGTTATTGCCCAAACATTCATACAA GTTCTCACACCGACAACTAAGCAGAAACTGAGCATCGAAGGGGATTCTTATAAGAAGGTTCTCTCAGAACGTTTTCGAAGCATTCCTTCATATCTTGGCGGGCAGTGCAATTGCATAAGATGTGCTAGGCTTCAAGGGGCTGGCACGTTGTGCCAGATTGCTGAGAGTCGGACAAGCACCACAGAGCCGGTTTCAGATGTTGTCGATGGTGAGGGTTTTCCTTTAGTAGAACCAACTGTTCAGTATGATATGATCATGGAACATGACAGCAGTCAAATAATACGGACTGCTGTTATTGGCATCCTCATGATCTGGGTGTTGGTCGCGTTTATCGAGGGAATATACGATGGTGAAAGTTACCCAGTACTAACCCGCTGA
- the LOC121756550 gene encoding protein IWS1 homolog 1-like isoform X2, translating into MAYDAAYRDEEGEPLVDFDDDVRSEGEQPQDLFDDIDDSVYDRRARSPTPVLNDSSSRPRKRLIKKSAVKEPGPIDFGLDDDDDDVGGDYGREDDVSGLVRDDYSDGGKRKRDKEEKLRILEKNRKAEKEKKFKVRRSGGGRMKDHEADPEMKEMWDTIAGDNSEDDQEGVRTLDDDNFIDDTGVDPSDRYASDREHSPSRAPEAEEGEEDDEIKELFKAGRKKKKSEKSPAEIALLVENVMAELEVVAEEDAELNRQGKPAINKLKKLSLLTDVLSKKQLQQEFLDHGVLTLLKNWLEPLPDGSLPNINVRAAVLKILNDFPIDLEQYDRREQLKKSGLGKVIMFLSKVDEETTANRKLAKELVDKWSRPIFNKSTRFEDMKNFEEERSYRRPPAKKVMNNAAGRASRDDDLDFSHQWVGSENLVSHLRGNMPLGLKQCPWTLWSVLNPRLIQKQCELVLNKWYKISVGQR; encoded by the exons ATGGCTTACGACGCCGC CTACCGTGATGAAGAAGGCGAGCCATTGGTGGACTTCGATGATGATGTCCGATCTGAAGGGGAACAGCCCCAGGATCTCTTCGATGACATAGATGATTCCGTCTATGATCGCAGGGCGAGGTCTCCAACTCCGGTGTTAAATGACTCGAGTTCTAGGCCTCGGAAGCGTTTGATTAAAAAATCAGCTGTTAAAGAACCAGGCCCCATAGATTTTGGattagatgatgatgatgatgatgtagGTGGGGATTATGGCCGGGAGGATGATGTGTCTGGGTTGGTGAGAGATGATTACTCCGATGGCGGAAAGAGGAAGAGGGACAAAGAAGAGAAATTGAGAATTCTGGAGAAGAACAGAAAGGCTGAGAAGGAGAAGAAGTTTAAGGTTAGGAGGAGTGGAGGAGGAAGGATGAAGGATCATGAAGCAGATCCAGAGATGAAAGAGATGTGGGACACTATTGCGGGTGACAATTCTGAG GATGACCAAGAAGGTGTTCGGACTCTGGATGATGATAATTTCATCGATGATACTGGCGTAGATCCTTCTGACCGTTATGCAAGTGACCGAGAACATTCTCCAAGTCGAGCTCCTGAG GCAGAAGAGGGAGAAGAGGATGATGAAATCAAGGAACTCTTCAAGGCAggaaggaaaaagaagaaaagtgaAAAAAGTCCAGCTGAAATTGCATTGCTAGTTGAAAATGTGATGGCTGAGCTCGAGGTGGTTGCAGAAGAAGATGCCGAGCTCAATAGACAGGGGAAACCTGCAATCAATAAGTTGAAAAAGCTGTCCCTTCTGACAGATGTTCTCTCAAA AAAGCAACTCCAGCAAGAGTTTCTTGATCATGGAGTTTTGACTCTCTTAAAGAATTGGCTTGAGCCTTTGCCAGATGGAAGCTTACCAAATATTAATGTCCGTGCTGCTGTTTTGAAGATCCTAAATGAT TTCCCAATTGACTTAGAGCAGTATGACCGCAGAGAACAACTAAAAAAGAGCGGCCTTGGCAAG GTCATTATGTTTTTGTCAAAGGTTGATGAAGAAACTACTGCCAACCGGAAACTTGCCAAAGAATTGGTGGATAAATGG AGCCGACCAATTTTCAATAAGAGCACAAGGTTTGAAGACATGAAAAACTTCGAGGAAGAAAGAAGCTACAGAAGGCCACCTGCTAAAAA GGTAATGAATAATGCAGCAGGAAGAGCTTCACGGGATGATGATCTGGATTTTTCGCA TCAATGGGTAGGGAGCGAAAATCTAGTCAGTCATCTTCGAGGCAACATGCCTCTAGGCCTGAAGCAATGTCCATGGACTTTATGGTCCGTCCTCAATCCAAGGTTGATCCAGAAGCAGTGCGAGCTCGTGCTAAACAAATGGTACAAGATCAGCGTAGGGCAAAG ATGA
- the LOC121756550 gene encoding protein IWS1 homolog 1-like isoform X1 — protein MAYDAAYRDEEGEPLVDFDDDVRSEGEQPQDLFDDIDDSVYDRRARSPTPVLNDSSSRPRKRLIKKSAVKEPGPIDFGLDDDDDDVGGDYGREDDVSGLVRDDYSDGGKRKRDKEEKLRILEKNRKAEKEKKFKVRRSGGGRMKDHEADPEMKEMWDTIAGDNSEDDQEGVRTLDDDNFIDDTGVDPSDRYASDREHSPSRAPEAEEGEEDDEIKELFKAGRKKKKSEKSPAEIALLVENVMAELEVVAEEDAELNRQGKPAINKLKKLSLLTDVLSKKQLQQEFLDHGVLTLLKNWLEPLPDGSLPNINVRAAVLKILNDFPIDLEQYDRREQLKKSGLGKVIMFLSKVDEETTANRKLAKELVDKWSRPIFNKSTRFEDMKNFEEERSYRRPPAKKVMNNAAGRASRDDDLDFSQERKSSQSSSRQHASRPEAMSMDFMVRPQSKVDPEAVRARAKQMVQDQRRAKMNKKLQQLKAPKRKQLQATKLSVEGRGMVKYL, from the exons ATGGCTTACGACGCCGC CTACCGTGATGAAGAAGGCGAGCCATTGGTGGACTTCGATGATGATGTCCGATCTGAAGGGGAACAGCCCCAGGATCTCTTCGATGACATAGATGATTCCGTCTATGATCGCAGGGCGAGGTCTCCAACTCCGGTGTTAAATGACTCGAGTTCTAGGCCTCGGAAGCGTTTGATTAAAAAATCAGCTGTTAAAGAACCAGGCCCCATAGATTTTGGattagatgatgatgatgatgatgtagGTGGGGATTATGGCCGGGAGGATGATGTGTCTGGGTTGGTGAGAGATGATTACTCCGATGGCGGAAAGAGGAAGAGGGACAAAGAAGAGAAATTGAGAATTCTGGAGAAGAACAGAAAGGCTGAGAAGGAGAAGAAGTTTAAGGTTAGGAGGAGTGGAGGAGGAAGGATGAAGGATCATGAAGCAGATCCAGAGATGAAAGAGATGTGGGACACTATTGCGGGTGACAATTCTGAG GATGACCAAGAAGGTGTTCGGACTCTGGATGATGATAATTTCATCGATGATACTGGCGTAGATCCTTCTGACCGTTATGCAAGTGACCGAGAACATTCTCCAAGTCGAGCTCCTGAG GCAGAAGAGGGAGAAGAGGATGATGAAATCAAGGAACTCTTCAAGGCAggaaggaaaaagaagaaaagtgaAAAAAGTCCAGCTGAAATTGCATTGCTAGTTGAAAATGTGATGGCTGAGCTCGAGGTGGTTGCAGAAGAAGATGCCGAGCTCAATAGACAGGGGAAACCTGCAATCAATAAGTTGAAAAAGCTGTCCCTTCTGACAGATGTTCTCTCAAA AAAGCAACTCCAGCAAGAGTTTCTTGATCATGGAGTTTTGACTCTCTTAAAGAATTGGCTTGAGCCTTTGCCAGATGGAAGCTTACCAAATATTAATGTCCGTGCTGCTGTTTTGAAGATCCTAAATGAT TTCCCAATTGACTTAGAGCAGTATGACCGCAGAGAACAACTAAAAAAGAGCGGCCTTGGCAAG GTCATTATGTTTTTGTCAAAGGTTGATGAAGAAACTACTGCCAACCGGAAACTTGCCAAAGAATTGGTGGATAAATGG AGCCGACCAATTTTCAATAAGAGCACAAGGTTTGAAGACATGAAAAACTTCGAGGAAGAAAGAAGCTACAGAAGGCCACCTGCTAAAAA GGTAATGAATAATGCAGCAGGAAGAGCTTCACGGGATGATGATCTGGATTTTTCGCA GGAGCGAAAATCTAGTCAGTCATCTTCGAGGCAACATGCCTCTAGGCCTGAAGCAATGTCCATGGACTTTATGGTCCGTCCTCAATCCAAGGTTGATCCAGAAGCAGTGCGAGCTCGTGCTAAACAAATGGTACAAGATCAGCGTAGGGCAAAG ATGAATAAGAAGTTGCAACAGCTGAAAGCGCCTAAACGGAAGCAACTACAGGCTACAAAGCTCAGCGTGGAGGGTCGTGGCATGGTGAAATATCTGTAA
- the LOC121754612 gene encoding uncharacterized protein LOC121754612, whose translation MCHLPVGVEHQAFWGIKQMNLNAESGAEERRLQLQELEELRHDAYDSSMWYKEKTKMWHDKNLRKKELKVGQKVLLFQSRLKLMPGKLRSRWIDPYTIIAIRANGAIELQGSDPDSPSFLVNGHRVKPYRDGMEACVVDDIPLLMPNSRQ comes from the coding sequence ATGTGTCATCTGCCTGTGGGAGTCGAGCATCAAGCTTTCTGGGGGATCAAACAAATGAACCTGAATGCCGAGTCTGGTGCTGAAGAGAGGAGATTGCAGCTACAAGAGCTTGAGGAGCTCCGCCATGATGCTTACGATTCttccatgtggtataaggaaaagACAAAGATGTGGCACGACAAGAACCTTCGCAAGAAGGAGCTCAAGGTGGGCCAGAAAGTGCTACTTTTCCAGTCAAGactcaagctgatgcctgggaagTTGCGGTCAAGGTGGATCGACCCCTATACCATCATCGCCATCAGAGCAAATGGAGCAATCGAACTCCAAGGAAGCGATCCTGATTCGCCTTCCTTTTTGGTTAATGGGCATAGGGTGAAGCCATATAGAGATGGAATGGAGGCGTGTgtggtggacgacattccactgCTCATGCCTAACTCTCGCCAGTGA
- the LOC121754611 gene encoding uncharacterized protein LOC121754611, whose protein sequence is MVTRKRDATIDVASMFKDVEVKVPLLTALKMPPISKFIKDYLAGKVNEDGRMITEENVSAVIQRSDLPSKKIDPGMFTLPISIRDIQVEHAMCDLGVSINVLPYSIYKKLGEAKLVDTDIMIQLADRSCIHPEGILEDVIVKVNDFLYPADFFVIKMTEPVAKKSSGVLLGRLFLSTASTIIDFRNGTISLDFNGEQFTFNIDDAMKRPADIENVYSVDVIEPLVQEYLEEEFLQRQFTDSAADEEVEKEVAEWYEAMNDGEMDDQAIVKAMMDFCERPRPAGSSGKAQVSSLEKLPDQGKSLRREAEENPLPTEVKKPAKELKPLPAHLNYAYLGEDETMPVIINSQLTQGQEDRLLEVLKRNQKSIGWKLTDLVGISLDLCMHHIRLEEGAKPHRDQQRKLNPHMREEVLKEIV, encoded by the coding sequence ATGGTGACCAGGAAGAGAGATGCCACAATCGACGTGGCCAGTATGTTCAAAGATGTGGAAGTCAAGGTGCCACTCTTGACGGCACTGAAAATGCCCCCAATCAGCAAGTTTATAAAGGACTACCTAGCGGGGAAGGTCAATGAGGATGGGAGAATGATTACAGAGGAGAACGTCTCTGCCGTGATCCAGAGGAGCGACCTCCCATCAAAAAAGATCGACCCAGGAATGTTCACGCTCCCAATTTCGATTAGGGATATTCAAGTggagcatgccatgtgtgatttaggAGTGTCTATCAATGTTCTGCCATACTCCATTTATAAGAAGCTGGGAGAGGCCAAGCTAGTCGATACTGATATAATGATACAGTTAGCCGACAGATCTTGTATTCACCCGgagggaattctggaagatgTAATCGTGAAGGTGAATGATTTTCTATACCCAGCAGACTTTTTCGTCATCAAGATGACAGAGCCAGTAGCAAAGAAGTCGAGTGGAGTTCTACTTGGAAGGCTGTTCCTATCCACGGCCAGCACTATAATTGACTTCCGTAATGGGACGATCAGCTTGGATTTCAATGGAGAGCAGTTCACGTTCAATATTGATGACGCTATGAAGCGGCCAGCAGACATCGAGAACGTGTACTCAGTAGATGTGATTGAGCCGCTAGTACAGGAATATCTGGAGGAGGAATTCCTACAGAGGCAGTTCACTGACTCCGCTGCAGATGAAGAGGTCGAGAAAGAAGTCGCCGAATGGTACGAAGCCATGAACGACGgtgaaatggatgatcaagccatcgtgAAAGCGATGATGGATTTTTGCGAGCGCCCGCGACCAGCTGGGTCAAGCGGGAAGGCTCAAGTGTCTAGCCTCGAAAAGTTGCCTGATCAAGGCAAGTCACTGAGAAGAGAAGCAGAAGAAAATCCACTGCCTACTGAAGTAAAGAAACCCGCGAAGGAGTTAAAGCCCCTTCCAGCACATTTAAATTATGCCTATCTGGGGGAAGACGAAACAATGCCAGTCATCATCAACAGTCAGTTGACCCAGGGGCAGGAAGACAGATTGCTGGAAGTACTAAAGCGCAACCAGAAATCCATAGGATGGAAGTTGACAGATCTGGTGGGCATCAGCCTTGACTtgtgcatgcaccacatcagatTGGAGGAAGGAGCTAAACCGCATCGTGACCAGCAACGCAAACTTAACCCtcacatgagggaagaagtgctcaAGGAGATAGTCTAG